A region from the Molothrus aeneus isolate 106 chromosome 17, BPBGC_Maene_1.0, whole genome shotgun sequence genome encodes:
- the MRGBP gene encoding MRG/MORF4L-binding protein yields the protein MSEAEGGSAAAVEKPPLPVAGPGAAAAVAAAVAAAAAAAAAGPEPGAPAEEAAVVWSPEVEVCLFHAMLGHKPVGVNRHFHMICIRDKFSQNIGRQISSKVIWDHLSTMYDMQALHESEILPFPNIEKNFALPDEMIQEVREGKVMMEEEVKEEVLKEEMETHAGPEEVFAPSGSLGKTTEKPSSKEKEKTSSDPGSKEGSDKRKRNRVTEKVLNANSNPSSPSAAKRRRT from the exons aTGAGCGAGGCGGAGGGCGGCTCGGCCGCCGCCGTGGAGAAGCCGCCGCTGCCCGtggccgggcccggggcggccgcggcggtCGCTGCCGCTGTtgcggccgcggcggcggcggcggcggccgggccggagcccggcgcgcCGGCGGAGGAGGCGGCGGTGGTGTGGAGCCCGGAGGTGGAGGTGTGCCTGTTCCACGCCATGCTGGGCCACAAGCCCGTAG GCGTGAATCGTCATTTCCACATGATTTGTATCCGGGATAAATTCAGCCAGAATATCGGACGGCAGATCTCATCCAAAGTGATCTGGGACCATCTCAGCACCATGTATGATATGCAGGCTCTT cATGAATCTGAGATTCTTCCATTCCCTAATATAGAGAAGAATTTTGCTCTTCCTGATGAAATGATTCAAGAAGTGAGAGAAG GAAAAGTAATGATGGAAGAAGAAGTGAAAGAGGAAGTTTTAAAAGAAGAGATGGAAACGCATGCAGGTCCTGAagaag TTTTTGCACCCTCTGGAAGTTtaggaaaaacaacagaaaagccaagcagcaaagagaaagagaaaacttcATCAGATCCTGGATCCAAAGAAGGGTCTGATAAGAGGAAGCGCAACAGAGTCACCGAGAAGGTTCTCAATGCCAACAGCAACCCCTCGAGTCCCAGCGCCGCCAAACGACGCAGGACGTAG